Proteins encoded by one window of Streptomyces sp. NBC_01571:
- a CDS encoding ABC transporter ATP-binding protein, with translation MTTNPTLAELADKATASRARPAYGHDALITCDRLVRVFSADGVEVQALQGLDLLVRKGELMALVGASGSGKSTLMNILAGLDTPTAGAAQVAGHNLLAMTAKDRLHYRRRVVGFIWQQTSRNLLPYLTAAQNVALPLQLAGGRRRSRARADHALELMELLQVADCRDRRPHEMSGGQQQRVAIAVALACDPAVLLADEPTGELDSHTAQQTFAAFRTANEELGTTIVIVTHDRAVATEVRRTVAIRDGRTSTEVLRRSEVDETTGHETLVAREYAMLDRAGRLQLPAEYTRTLGMRDRVALDLEEDHITVWPDDSGHS, from the coding sequence ATGACGACGAATCCCACCCTCGCCGAACTGGCCGACAAGGCGACCGCCAGCCGCGCGCGGCCCGCCTACGGCCACGACGCCCTCATCACCTGCGACCGTCTGGTCCGTGTCTTCTCCGCGGACGGCGTGGAGGTGCAGGCCCTCCAGGGCCTCGACCTGCTCGTCCGCAAGGGCGAACTCATGGCCCTGGTGGGCGCCTCGGGCAGCGGCAAGTCCACCCTGATGAACATCCTGGCCGGCCTGGACACCCCCACTGCCGGGGCGGCTCAGGTCGCGGGCCACAACCTGCTTGCCATGACCGCGAAGGACCGCCTGCACTACCGGCGCAGGGTGGTCGGCTTCATCTGGCAGCAGACGTCCCGCAACCTGCTGCCGTATCTCACCGCGGCCCAGAACGTCGCCCTGCCCCTCCAACTGGCGGGCGGGCGGCGCCGCTCCCGGGCCCGCGCCGACCATGCCCTGGAACTCATGGAGTTGCTCCAGGTCGCCGACTGCCGGGACCGCCGCCCGCATGAGATGTCCGGCGGTCAGCAGCAGCGGGTCGCCATCGCCGTGGCTCTCGCCTGCGACCCGGCGGTACTGCTCGCCGACGAACCCACCGGCGAGCTCGACTCCCACACCGCCCAGCAGACGTTCGCCGCCTTCCGCACGGCGAACGAGGAGTTGGGCACCACCATCGTCATCGTCACCCATGACCGCGCCGTGGCCACCGAGGTCCGCCGCACGGTCGCCATCCGCGACGGCCGCACCTCCACGGAGGTCCTGCGCCGCAGCGAGGTCGACGAGACCACCGGCCACGAGACGCTGGTGGCCCGCGAGTACGCGATGCTCGACCGGGCAGGCCGCCTCCAGCTGCCCGCCGAGTACACGAGGACGCTGGGCATGCGCGATCGGGTGGCGCTGGATCTGGAGGAGGACCACATCACCGTATGGCCGGACGACAGCGGGCACAGCTGA
- a CDS encoding ABC transporter ATP-binding protein, with amino-acid sequence MSQVVTETMVRVENVHKSYGQGAAAVHALRGVSFDIPRGELIALKGRSGSGKTTLLNIVGGLDVPDRGRVTVEGMDLSELGEDGLLALRRDRIGFVFQSFGLIPILTAAENVGVPMRMRRADVREREERVELLLSLVGLADHAAQRPGELSGGQQQRVAIARALANNPSLLIADEPTGQLDAETGHAVMELLRAVVRSEQVTALVATHDATLLDLADRVLEMRDGEIRDETGE; translated from the coding sequence ATGAGCCAGGTCGTCACCGAGACCATGGTGCGCGTCGAGAACGTCCACAAGTCGTACGGTCAGGGAGCCGCCGCCGTCCATGCCCTGCGCGGCGTCTCCTTCGACATCCCCCGCGGTGAGCTCATCGCGCTCAAGGGGCGCTCGGGCTCCGGGAAGACCACCCTGCTGAACATCGTCGGAGGGCTCGACGTACCGGACCGGGGCCGGGTCACCGTGGAGGGCATGGACCTGTCGGAACTCGGTGAGGACGGCCTGCTGGCGCTGCGCCGGGACCGGATCGGCTTCGTGTTCCAGTCCTTCGGCCTCATCCCGATCCTGACGGCCGCGGAGAACGTGGGCGTGCCCATGCGCATGCGCCGGGCCGACGTACGGGAGCGCGAGGAGCGGGTCGAGCTGCTGCTGTCCCTGGTGGGCCTCGCCGACCACGCGGCCCAGCGGCCCGGCGAGCTCTCCGGCGGCCAGCAGCAGCGGGTCGCCATCGCCCGCGCCCTGGCCAACAACCCCTCGCTGCTGATCGCCGACGAGCCCACCGGCCAGCTGGACGCGGAGACCGGCCATGCCGTGATGGAACTGCTGCGCGCGGTCGTGCGCAGCGAACAGGTCACCGCCCTGGTGGCCACGCACGACGCGACGCTGCTCGACCTGGCCGACCGGGTGCTGGAGATGCGCGACGGGGAGATACGGGACGAGACGGGGGAGTAG